In Campylobacter mucosalis, a single window of DNA contains:
- a CDS encoding outer membrane protein assembly factor BamD, producing MSKILKFTAIFFAFFVMSGCAEKYTELYNLSPDEWYEQIVSDIKANDLESADKHYISMASEHVASPLLEQILLILAQAHANDEEYILANHYLDEYIKKYGDNGEKTEFAQYLKIKANFDSFSRPNRNQKLMQDSVSEIEKFLYSYPYTKFRPLIETMLVKFKLAIYYLDMQIYDLYVRTGREISADVYKQKLESSSLKDANLLEPNLPWYRKMFE from the coding sequence ATGTCAAAAATTTTGAAATTTACGGCTATCTTTTTTGCCTTTTTTGTTATGTCAGGTTGTGCCGAAAAGTATACTGAACTTTACAATTTAAGTCCAGATGAGTGGTATGAACAGATCGTTTCAGATATAAAAGCAAACGACCTTGAGAGTGCTGATAAACACTACATCTCAATGGCGAGTGAGCATGTAGCAAGTCCGCTTTTAGAGCAAATTTTGCTGATTTTAGCACAGGCTCACGCAAATGACGAGGAGTATATTTTAGCAAACCACTATCTTGATGAATATATAAAAAAGTATGGTGACAATGGCGAAAAGACAGAATTTGCACAATATTTAAAGATTAAGGCAAATTTTGACTCATTTTCTAGACCAAATCGCAACCAAAAACTTATGCAAGATAGCGTAAGCGAGATAGAAAAATTTCTATACAGCTATCCTTATACGAAATTTAGACCGCTAATAGAAACTATGCTTGTTAAATTTAAACTAGCTATTTACTACTTAGATATGCAAATTTACGATCTTTACGTTCGCACGGGCAGAGAAATTTCTGCTGACGTTTACAAGCAGAAACTGGAGTCGTCATCATTAAAAGATGCAAATTTGCTAGAGCCAAATTTACCTTGGTATAGAAAGATGTTTGAATAG